In Anas platyrhynchos isolate ZD024472 breed Pekin duck chromosome 22, IASCAAS_PekinDuck_T2T, whole genome shotgun sequence, the following proteins share a genomic window:
- the TAS1R1 gene encoding taste receptor type 1 member 1: protein MRQPVLLCLGLCLSAATASFFSRDGDYRLAGLFQLHGLAPRAAARPLVDGCDDAASFKSHGYHLLQTMRFALEEINNSSSLLPNVTLGYDIYDTCSESANLYATLRALVQKGQRDVGVLPALQHYEPTAVAVIGPDSTQLALTTAAILGVFLVPEISYEASLETLSLKRLYPSFLRTIPSDGQQVKAIALLLQSFEWSWVALLGSDNAYGRDGLDALYELLVASGVCVAYRGIIPTNKDASSPELHRLVRILTDIKVNVTVVFSNVNSARPFFEVVVQNNITGMVWVASEDWSLAQNIWQLPGIQTIGSVIGMSVEQAESTMLEHLESWKYAEERAVSESAGSTGAGGENRSSSSESSWPNCTQQCPGCHLLAAAPNIYDTQASNNVYSAVYAVAHGLHDLLGCASGVCSKDRVYPWQLLQKIKQVNFSLHNSQICFDANGNIYKGYNIIMWNWRGLSWAFDVVGTFTVNPNRLLLNRSKILWHTKDHQAPISMCSQPCAAGEKRLQQNRHRCCFSCVACPAGTFLNRTDPYTCQACGADEWSPARSELCFNRTLEFLSWAEPLSWALLAPIALLLLLLAALSLLFALHASTPLVRAAGGRLCFLMLGSLGCACGSLLCYFGAPSRPCCLLRLPLFAVGFAVFLSSVAARCLQLVAIFKLRGRCPRLRRACLRRRTPLLLVAAGAAGQAALCLAALLSAPPGPLRRRDVAAELLVLECGGGGAAEAAAEALNVALSGGCFALSYAGKDLPAAYREARCLTCGLLLHLACAAAALCTRGAFRGREAALAAVLGALCTLAPPLAGYFVPRGLALLLRPQQNTAAHFRGAIGGYARRGPAP, encoded by the exons aTGAGGCAGccggtgctgctctgcctcgGGCTCTGCCTCAgcgccgccaccgcctcctTCTTCAGCCGTGATGGCGACTACCGCCTGGCCGGCCTCTTCCAGCTGCACGGGCTCGCACCGAGGGCTGCTGCCCGCCCGCTCGTGGACGGCTGCGATGA CGCTGCCTCCTTCAAGAGCCACGGCTACCACCTCCTGCAGACCATGCGTTTCGCCCTGGAGGAGATCAACAactccagcagcctcctgcccaaCGTCACCTTGGGCTACGACATCTACGACACCTGCTCCGAGTCTGCCAACCTCTACGCGACGCTGCGTGCCCTGGTCCAGAAGGGGCAGCGGGATGTCGGGGTGCTGCCCGCCCTCCAGCACTACGAGCCCACGGCTGTGGCTGTCATCGGGCCCGACAGCACCCAGCTGGCCCTCACCACGGCCGCCATCCTGGGCGTCTTCCTTGTGCCCGAG ATCAGCTACGAAGCCTCCCTGGAGACGCTGAGCCTGAAGCGGTTGTACCCCTCCTTCCTGCGCACCATCCCCAGCGATGGGCAGCAAGTGAAAGCCATCgcgctgctgctgcaaagcttCGAGTGGAGTTGGGTTGCTCTGCTGGGCAGCGACAATGCATACGGCAGGGATGGGTTAGATGCCCTCTACGAGCTGCTGGTTGCAAGCGGTGTGTGTGTTGCCTACCGAGGCATCATCCCCACGAACAAGGACGCCAGCAGCCCGGAGCTCCACAGGCTGGTCAGAATCCTCACGGACATCAAGGTCAATGTCACCGTCGTCTTCTCCAACGTAAACAGCGCCCGGCCCTTCTTTGAGGTGGTGGTGCAGAACAACATCACGGGCATGGTGTGGGTGGCCTCTGAAGACTGGTCTTTGGCCCAAAACATCTGGCAACTGCCTGGCATCCAAACTATCGGCTCTGTGATTGGGATGTCAGTTGAGCAGGCAGAGTCTACTATGCTGGAACACCTCGAGTCTTGGAAATACGCAGAGGAACGTGCTGTGTCTGAAAGTGCTGGCAGCACGGGGGCAGGTGGGGAGAACAGAAGTAGCAGCAGCGAGAGTAGCTGGCCGAACTGCacccagcagtgcccaggatGCCACCTGCTCGCCGCTGCCCCCAACATATACGACACTCAGGCCTCTAACAACGTGTACTCAGCCGTGTACGCCGTGGCCCACGGTCTCCACGACCTGCTGGGCTGTGCCTCGGGGGTGTGCAGCAAAGACCGAGTCTATCCCTGGCAG CTCCTACAGAAAATCAAGCAGGTAAACTTCAGCCTGCACAACAGCCAGATCTGTTTTGATGCCAATGGGAACATTTATAAAGGTTACAACATCATTATGTGGAACTGGAGAGGCCTGAGCTGGGCTTTTGATGTGGTTGGAACTTTCACTGTGAACCCCAACAGGCTGCTCCTTAACCGCAGCAAAATCCTGTGGCACACAAAAGATCACCAG GCCCCCATCTCCATGtgctcccagccctgtgctgctggggagaagaggctgcagcagaACCGCCACAGGTGTTGCTTCAGCTGCGTGGCCTGTCCGGCAGGGACCTTCCTGAACAGAACGG ACCCTTACACCTGCCAGGCCTGCGGGGCGGACGAGTGGTCCCCGGCGCGCAGCGAGCTGTGCTTCAACCGCACCCTGGAGTTCCTGTCGTGGGCCGAGCCCCTCTCCTGGGCCCTGCTGGCCCCCATcgcgctgctcctgctgctgctggccgccCTCTCGCTGCTCTTCGCCCTCCACGCCTCCACACCCCTGgtgcgggcggcgggcggccggCTCTGCTTCCTCATGCTGGGCTCGCTGGGCTGCGCCTGCGGCAGCCTCCTCTGCTACTTCGGTGCTCCCTCGcggccctgctgcctgctgcgcCTCCCCCTCTTCGCCGTGGGCTTCGCCGTCTTCCTCAGCAGCGTGGccgcccgctgcctgcagctcgTCGCCATCTTCAAGCTGCGCGGCCGCTGCCCGAGGCTCCGCCGGGCCTGCCTGAGGCGCCGCACcccgctgctgctggtggcggCGGGGGCCGCGGGGCAGGCGGCGCTGTGCCTGGCCGCGCTGCTCTCCGCTCCTCCCGGCCCGCTGCGGCGCCGCGACGTGGCCGcggagctgctggtgctggagtGCGGCGGCGGGGGagcggcggaggcggcggcggaggcgcTGAACGTGGCGCTGAGCGGCGGCTGCTTCGCGCTGAGCTACGCGGGCAAGGACCTGCCCGCCGCGTACCGCGAGGCGCGCTGCCTGACGTgcgggctgctgctgcacctggCGTGCGCCGCGGCCGCGCTGTGCACGCGGGGCGCGTTCCGCGGCCGGGAGGCGGCGCTGGCGGCCGTGCTGGGCGCGCTGTGCACGCTGGCGCCGCCTCTGGCCGGGTACTTCGTGCCGCGCGGGCTCGCGCTGCTGCTGCGCCCGCAGCAAAACACGGCCGCGCACTTCCGAGGCGCCATCGGCGGCTACGCGCGGagaggccccgccccctga